A part of Gemmatimonas groenlandica genomic DNA contains:
- a CDS encoding ornithine cyclodeaminase family protein — translation MTLILSQQDVRECLPMDACMHVMRDTLEALAVGDAVQPLRSVMRGPEQTGVLGVMPGWLPGLGVMGLKAVSVFSGNHAAGLESHIGAVLLHETQHGQLIAIADASEITAIRTAAVSGVATQALARDDAGDLAILGAGTQARTHLEAMLVARPLRRVRVWSRTRAHVDAFATWAAQRFGVKVEAMPSVRDAVHEADIICTTTASRAPILEGAWIAPGAHVNAVGSSVAFARELDTAAVVASRLFVDRKESTINEAGDYLFPLREGAITEAHIVGELGDVLRGVLPGRRDAAEITLFKSLGLAIEDIAAAQHVYAQARATGRGVTVHLGGRR, via the coding sequence ATGACCCTCATCCTCAGCCAGCAGGACGTTCGCGAGTGCCTGCCGATGGACGCGTGCATGCACGTCATGCGCGACACGTTGGAGGCGCTCGCCGTTGGTGACGCCGTGCAGCCGCTCCGATCGGTCATGCGCGGTCCGGAGCAGACAGGCGTCCTCGGCGTCATGCCCGGATGGCTGCCCGGGCTCGGCGTGATGGGACTGAAGGCGGTGAGCGTGTTCTCCGGGAATCATGCGGCCGGGCTGGAGTCGCATATCGGTGCCGTGCTACTTCACGAAACGCAGCATGGGCAACTGATCGCGATTGCGGATGCGTCCGAGATCACCGCCATTCGCACCGCCGCCGTGAGCGGCGTCGCCACGCAGGCTCTCGCCCGTGACGACGCCGGCGATCTCGCCATCCTGGGCGCCGGTACGCAGGCGCGCACGCATCTCGAGGCGATGCTGGTCGCACGCCCCTTACGACGGGTACGCGTGTGGAGCCGCACGCGTGCGCATGTCGACGCCTTCGCCACGTGGGCGGCGCAACGCTTTGGGGTGAAGGTCGAGGCGATGCCGTCGGTGCGCGATGCGGTCCACGAGGCGGACATCATTTGCACCACCACGGCATCCCGTGCGCCGATTCTCGAAGGCGCGTGGATCGCGCCCGGTGCGCACGTCAACGCCGTGGGGTCGAGCGTCGCCTTTGCGCGCGAGCTCGATACGGCAGCGGTCGTCGCGTCTCGACTGTTCGTCGATCGGAAGGAGTCGACCATCAACGAGGCGGGCGACTATCTCTTCCCCCTTCGCGAGGGTGCCATCACCGAGGCGCACATCGTGGGTGAACTCGGCGACGTGCTGCGTGGCGTGCTGCCAGGACGACGCGACGCTGCCGAGATCACGCTGTTCAAGTCCCTCGGATTGGCCATCGAAGACATCGCGGCGGCGCAGCATGTGTACGCGCAGGCGAGAGCGACTGGGCGCGGCGTGACGGTGCATCTGGGCGGCAGGCGGTGA
- a CDS encoding threonine ammonia-lyase: MSEPMFADLTLAHIEAARDRVRGAAVRTPLVRLHVPLDYDGAPQEIWLKLENLQPIGAFKIRGAANAIAMATEAELARGVYTCSAGNMAQGVAWMARERGVPCTAVVPDHAPQTKLDAIRRLGGDVIRVPFAEWWQVMTSHRYEGMDGLFIHPVSDPRVMAGNGTIGLEILEDLPDVDAVVVPYGGGGLACGIATALRALRPGAKTLASEVETSAALAAALQAGEPTTITYTPSFVDGIGSSRVLDDMWPRAKALLDGSCVVSLHDVAAAVRLLVERNRVVSEGAGASSVAAALAGMAGTGKVVCVLSGGNIDRHTLSGILTSDATM, from the coding sequence GTGAGCGAGCCGATGTTCGCCGATCTCACGCTGGCCCATATCGAGGCGGCGCGCGATCGCGTGCGCGGCGCGGCGGTTCGCACACCACTGGTGCGACTGCATGTGCCGCTCGACTACGACGGCGCGCCGCAAGAGATCTGGCTCAAGTTGGAGAACTTGCAGCCGATCGGCGCATTCAAGATTCGCGGCGCCGCGAACGCGATCGCGATGGCCACGGAGGCCGAGCTCGCGCGCGGCGTGTATACCTGCAGCGCCGGGAACATGGCGCAGGGCGTGGCGTGGATGGCCCGCGAACGTGGTGTACCATGTACCGCCGTGGTGCCGGATCACGCGCCGCAGACCAAGCTCGATGCCATTCGCCGGCTCGGCGGAGACGTCATTCGCGTGCCGTTCGCCGAATGGTGGCAGGTGATGACGTCGCACCGGTACGAAGGCATGGACGGGCTGTTCATCCATCCGGTGAGCGATCCACGCGTGATGGCGGGGAACGGCACGATCGGGCTGGAGATTCTTGAGGATCTCCCCGACGTGGACGCGGTGGTCGTTCCGTATGGCGGAGGCGGGCTGGCCTGCGGTATCGCGACCGCCCTGCGCGCGCTCCGTCCCGGGGCGAAGACGCTGGCGAGCGAGGTGGAGACCTCGGCGGCGCTTGCGGCCGCATTGCAGGCGGGCGAACCGACGACGATCACCTACACGCCGAGCTTTGTCGATGGCATAGGCAGTAGTCGCGTGCTCGACGACATGTGGCCGCGCGCGAAGGCGCTGCTGGATGGATCGTGCGTCGTATCGCTCCACGACGTCGCGGCGGCCGTGCGCTTGCTCGTGGAACGCAATCGCGTGGTGTCGGAGGGCGCCGGCGCGTCCTCGGTGGCGGCGGCGCTCGCTGGGATGGCCGGCACGGGTAAGGTGGTGTGTGTCTTGTCTGGTGGAAACATCGATCGCCACACGTTGAGCGGAATTCTCACGAGCGACGCGACGATGTGA
- a CDS encoding AraC family transcriptional regulator: MDILSELFRDSGLRRRLVNRRGLVPGRTLAFPCDRSLGFHVVLEGVVYLHAPSLPTPIRLAAGDIAVMGRGCTHWLSTSAHMSGMPVDNVDVDVTPARVAANDGSTPTLVSGAYQLWNTPVHPFFSELPEWFVLRTDESPRFEPLSLAVAMLTNESTHGAGASELLGRGTVVHGLLDVLFTYLLRTIVARDDAVGAGWMHAVGDTAVRKAVQAIHAESARDWTLDMLASEVGVSRSVLALRFRASMRDTPLSYLRTVRMQRAMRLLTESDATLERVATDVGYRDAFSFSKAFKKLVGVSPGEFRKRDAAERHLAWRFRAEEAVGQSTR; encoded by the coding sequence ATGGACATTCTCTCCGAACTCTTCCGGGACTCCGGACTCCGACGGCGCTTGGTGAACAGGCGTGGGCTGGTTCCCGGCCGCACGCTGGCCTTTCCTTGTGATCGCAGCCTCGGCTTCCACGTTGTACTCGAAGGAGTCGTCTACCTCCATGCGCCTTCACTTCCCACGCCGATACGACTCGCGGCGGGGGACATCGCCGTCATGGGTCGGGGCTGCACGCACTGGCTCTCAACCAGTGCGCACATGAGCGGAATGCCCGTCGATAACGTCGACGTGGACGTCACTCCGGCACGAGTCGCCGCAAACGATGGCAGCACGCCAACGTTGGTGAGCGGTGCCTATCAGCTCTGGAACACGCCGGTGCATCCCTTCTTCAGCGAGTTGCCGGAGTGGTTTGTGTTGCGCACCGACGAGTCGCCGCGCTTTGAGCCACTGAGTCTCGCCGTCGCGATGCTGACGAACGAGTCCACGCACGGGGCGGGCGCCAGCGAGTTGCTCGGACGCGGTACCGTGGTGCACGGGCTGCTCGATGTGCTCTTCACCTATCTCCTGCGGACGATCGTGGCCCGAGATGATGCCGTGGGCGCCGGCTGGATGCATGCGGTTGGCGATACTGCCGTCCGCAAGGCCGTACAAGCGATACACGCGGAGAGCGCGCGCGACTGGACGCTCGACATGCTCGCCAGTGAAGTGGGCGTATCGCGCAGCGTCCTGGCGTTGCGATTCCGCGCCAGCATGCGTGACACTCCGCTCTCGTATTTGCGCACGGTGCGCATGCAGCGCGCGATGCGTCTGCTGACCGAGAGCGACGCCACGCTCGAGCGCGTCGCTACCGATGTCGGCTACCGCGATGCATTCAGCTTCTCGAAGGCGTTCAAGAAGCTGGTCGGTGTGTCGCCGGGTGAGTTCCGGAAACGCGATGCCGCCGAGCGGCATCTAGCGTGGCGGTTCCGCGCCGAGGAAGCGGTCGGGCAATCGACGCGCTGA
- a CDS encoding NAD(P)H-binding protein — translation MSTILVLGAAGNVGSELSRLLAAAGHNVRRATSRTAGDGQVHLDLTTGAGLDAALTGADAAFLLAPPGYTNQDALLGPVIDGAKKHGLKKVVLMTAMGADGDPNGAMRKAELMLEQSGLAWNVIRPNWFMQNFHTFWMGGIQQANAILLPVAQAKGSFIDARDIAAVASVLLQGRGFDNQAFDLTGSEALDHDEVAAILSRETNRSIRYEEVTTDAMRAGLLGAGVPADYAEFLLVILEYFRLGYSERTTDSVRTITGQAPRGFAQYARDYKAEFALPKALS, via the coding sequence ATGTCCACAATCCTCGTCCTTGGCGCTGCCGGCAATGTCGGTAGCGAACTGTCCCGCCTGCTGGCCGCCGCCGGCCACAACGTCCGTCGCGCCACCAGCCGCACCGCCGGCGACGGGCAGGTGCACCTCGATCTCACGACCGGTGCTGGGCTCGACGCAGCGCTCACGGGCGCCGACGCCGCATTCCTGCTCGCTCCGCCAGGCTACACGAATCAAGATGCACTGCTCGGTCCGGTCATCGACGGCGCGAAGAAGCACGGTCTCAAAAAAGTCGTCCTGATGACGGCGATGGGAGCTGACGGCGATCCCAATGGCGCCATGCGCAAGGCCGAGCTGATGCTCGAGCAATCGGGGCTCGCGTGGAACGTGATCCGCCCGAACTGGTTCATGCAGAACTTTCACACCTTCTGGATGGGCGGCATTCAGCAGGCGAATGCGATTTTGCTACCGGTCGCCCAAGCGAAGGGGAGTTTCATAGACGCCCGTGACATTGCTGCTGTGGCCTCGGTGCTGCTACAGGGGCGAGGCTTCGACAATCAGGCGTTCGACCTCACGGGCTCCGAGGCGCTCGACCACGACGAGGTCGCGGCGATTCTTTCACGCGAGACGAACCGTTCGATCCGATACGAGGAAGTCACGACGGACGCGATGCGCGCTGGCCTGCTCGGTGCTGGCGTACCCGCCGACTACGCGGAGTTCCTGTTGGTGATTCTCGAGTACTTCCGTCTGGGCTACTCGGAGCGCACGACTGATAGTGTCCGGACTATTACAGGCCAAGCGCCACGTGGCTTCGCGCAGTACGCTCGGGACTACAAGGCGGAGTTCGCGCTACCGAAGGCGTTGTCGTAA
- a CDS encoding Ig-like domain-containing protein produces the protein MRFTPRHVAYAISMIVFAACSDSATSPAPRPTPPPPPPPPPPVASIASLSLTPDSANVFTGRTRELVVVARDSVGNVLNGRVISWTTAAPEIAGVNAVGVATGVAPGRAVITASAEGKSAQAAVIVQPVPAATVVITPDSTHVLLGATVTLTAQVKDDLGATLSDRVVRWSSTAPAIVSIDSVTGVAKGLQGGSALVTATSEGKSRSARVVVNVPVAFVSVNTALDTLEAWDALPLVAVLRDANQQLLTGRVVRWSVSNPAVARVDSVTGVLTGLDRGTVTVTATSEGKNGSASRVIVIKYRSLVAGTQHSCDIASGGIVWCWGQNGNEGRIGAAQLGADVISSSPVRVPNTGPDGIRVRKLASFGRHTCALDVNSKAWCWGGNGWGALGVSTIAQSATPVAVAGGLAFTDIAVGSEHSCALTGAGAMYCWGHNDWRQFAMNAPAMSEAPVAVAPTMQFASLTVGATFTCGITTGAQAYCWGYNGWGNLGDAKSISYGNTFSAVPSLVAGGRSWAQVGAGQIHSCGLTTAGQGFCWGNNGGKLGNGGTAESSNPSPLSGVPALKSLAIGANHSCALSTVSEVWCWGMNGNGQVGQAASVAVIRPARVAGLTAAEVAASGIATGFGSHTCAVTADRLTVKCWGRNDTGQLGNGATAAGTDATATPVTVIGQKPL, from the coding sequence ATGCGATTCACCCCTCGGCACGTCGCCTACGCGATCAGTATGATCGTGTTCGCCGCCTGCAGCGATAGCGCGACCTCGCCCGCACCGCGTCCAACGCCTCCGCCACCTCCACCGCCTCCACCGCCAGTCGCTTCGATCGCGTCGCTTTCGCTGACTCCGGACTCAGCCAACGTCTTTACCGGACGGACACGCGAGCTCGTGGTCGTAGCGCGAGACTCGGTGGGCAATGTGCTGAACGGACGTGTCATTTCATGGACCACGGCAGCTCCGGAGATCGCGGGCGTGAATGCGGTCGGTGTCGCGACCGGCGTGGCGCCTGGGCGCGCGGTCATCACGGCGTCGGCCGAGGGGAAGAGTGCGCAGGCCGCGGTGATCGTGCAGCCGGTGCCGGCCGCCACCGTGGTGATCACACCCGACAGCACGCATGTACTGCTTGGTGCCACGGTGACGCTCACGGCACAGGTGAAGGATGATCTGGGTGCCACGCTGTCTGATCGGGTGGTACGGTGGAGCTCGACCGCGCCGGCCATCGTGAGCATCGATTCCGTGACGGGTGTGGCGAAGGGGTTGCAGGGTGGCTCGGCGCTCGTAACGGCGACGAGTGAGGGGAAGAGCCGCAGCGCGCGCGTCGTGGTGAATGTGCCGGTGGCCTTTGTGTCGGTGAACACCGCGCTTGATACGCTTGAGGCCTGGGATGCGCTTCCGCTGGTGGCGGTGTTGCGCGATGCGAATCAGCAGCTGCTCACCGGCCGGGTGGTACGGTGGAGCGTTTCCAACCCGGCGGTGGCGCGGGTGGATAGTGTGACCGGCGTCCTCACGGGTCTCGATCGTGGCACCGTGACGGTGACCGCGACCAGCGAAGGCAAGAACGGTTCGGCGTCACGCGTCATCGTGATCAAGTATCGCTCGCTGGTGGCAGGCACGCAGCACTCGTGCGATATCGCCAGCGGCGGCATCGTGTGGTGCTGGGGGCAGAATGGCAACGAAGGGCGCATCGGCGCGGCACAGCTGGGCGCTGATGTGATCTCCTCGTCGCCGGTGCGTGTACCGAACACGGGACCTGACGGAATTCGTGTGCGCAAGCTGGCGAGCTTCGGTCGGCACACCTGTGCGCTCGACGTGAACAGCAAGGCGTGGTGCTGGGGCGGCAACGGCTGGGGTGCACTTGGCGTGAGCACGATCGCGCAGAGTGCAACGCCGGTAGCGGTGGCGGGTGGTCTGGCGTTCACCGACATTGCCGTGGGCTCCGAACACAGCTGCGCGCTCACCGGCGCCGGTGCGATGTACTGCTGGGGGCACAACGATTGGCGGCAGTTCGCCATGAACGCACCAGCCATGAGTGAAGCGCCGGTGGCCGTCGCGCCGACGATGCAATTCGCGTCGCTCACGGTGGGCGCCACGTTCACCTGCGGCATCACGACGGGGGCCCAAGCCTACTGCTGGGGCTACAATGGCTGGGGCAACCTCGGCGACGCCAAGTCGATCTCGTACGGCAACACGTTCAGCGCGGTACCGTCGCTCGTGGCCGGCGGTCGCAGCTGGGCGCAGGTCGGCGCCGGACAGATTCACAGCTGCGGACTCACGACCGCTGGCCAGGGCTTCTGCTGGGGCAACAATGGCGGGAAGCTCGGCAACGGCGGCACGGCGGAGTCGTCGAATCCAAGCCCGCTGTCAGGCGTGCCGGCGCTCAAGTCGCTTGCCATCGGTGCGAATCACAGCTGTGCGCTGTCGACGGTTTCCGAGGTGTGGTGCTGGGGGATGAATGGCAATGGACAAGTTGGGCAAGCAGCGTCAGTCGCGGTGATTCGCCCGGCGCGCGTTGCAGGCCTCACCGCCGCCGAAGTGGCGGCGTCGGGTATCGCCACCGGCTTCGGCTCGCACACCTGTGCCGTGACGGCCGATCGACTCACGGTAAAGTGCTGGGGGCGCAATGACACGGGACAGTTGGGCAATGGTGCGACGGCTGCCGGAACCGACGCGACGGCGACACCGGTGACGGTCATTGGGCAGAAGCCACTGTGA
- a CDS encoding DUF5602 domain-containing protein: protein MRSFSFSAAPAIVALLTCAAVGACSDEQSASPAGPTDVVTLPTGESRQYGVSVTLGNGTARTYILFDKRQQGRAIELGVALSPAALEGLPAPMNMPPGGGDGHEHVDSHEYILPMPQQNGTPFKFLELDWNPQGHEIPGIYTIPHFDFHFYTITQAERDLILPTDAQFQQKADNLPPAAMVPQFYSTLTPPNVPTPAVPKMGVHWIDVRSPEIQALLGHPELAKPFTTTFIYGSWNGRFTFVEPMITRDFILGRRTAATAAQRDSVIPLPMGAQASPAGMYPAAYRIAWDAAANEYRIALTQLTQKN from the coding sequence ATGCGTTCATTCTCATTCTCCGCAGCGCCCGCCATTGTGGCGCTCCTCACGTGCGCCGCCGTCGGCGCATGCTCCGACGAGCAGTCGGCGTCGCCGGCCGGACCGACCGACGTAGTGACGTTGCCGACCGGCGAGTCGCGTCAGTATGGCGTGTCCGTGACCCTCGGCAATGGCACGGCGCGCACGTACATCTTGTTCGACAAGCGGCAGCAGGGGCGCGCCATCGAACTCGGCGTGGCGCTCTCGCCCGCCGCGCTGGAAGGACTGCCCGCACCGATGAACATGCCGCCAGGTGGCGGCGACGGGCACGAACATGTGGACTCGCACGAATACATCCTGCCGATGCCGCAGCAGAACGGCACACCGTTCAAGTTCCTCGAGCTCGACTGGAATCCGCAGGGGCACGAGATCCCTGGCATCTATACGATTCCGCATTTCGACTTCCACTTCTACACGATCACGCAGGCCGAGCGTGATCTGATTCTGCCGACCGACGCGCAGTTCCAGCAGAAGGCAGACAACCTGCCGCCGGCCGCGATGGTGCCGCAGTTCTACTCGACGCTGACACCACCGAATGTGCCCACGCCGGCGGTGCCAAAGATGGGTGTGCATTGGATCGACGTGCGTTCGCCGGAGATCCAGGCGTTGCTTGGCCATCCCGAACTCGCGAAGCCCTTCACGACGACGTTCATCTACGGCTCGTGGAACGGACGCTTCACCTTCGTCGAGCCGATGATCACGCGCGATTTCATTCTCGGCCGTCGCACCGCCGCGACCGCGGCGCAACGTGACAGCGTGATCCCGCTCCCGATGGGCGCGCAGGCGTCGCCGGCCGGCATGTACCCCGCGGCGTATCGCATCGCGTGGGACGCGGCAGCCAACGAGTACCGCATTGCCCTGACGCAACTCACGCAGAAGAACTGA
- a CDS encoding c-type cytochrome: MSLRFAILSGAGAVVGGTLLTVFGVAEIRARTHYDVPEHTLTVPNDQATIDRGARLAQVRFCADCHGDGLTGRVMVEGSAIGRLAPPNLTNGRLPRALTDQEWERGVRHGVRADGRPLRIMPSHEFTQITDADLAAIVAYARHLPSSTTPVPTTTLGPLIKALDIAGVVDAYPASLIDHDRPHAAQLVAEPTPAYGKYLASTCTGCHGTGLSGGKVPGTPPEFPAAANITPTGIGHYTLVDLTRLLRSGVRPDGSRVNDGMPWKFTRSLDDTEIAAIYAYLKTVSPREYGRR, translated from the coding sequence GTGTCCCTTCGATTCGCCATTCTCTCCGGTGCCGGCGCCGTAGTCGGCGGTACGCTGCTCACCGTATTCGGCGTCGCCGAAATCCGTGCCCGTACGCACTACGATGTGCCGGAGCATACGCTCACGGTTCCGAACGACCAGGCCACTATTGATCGTGGTGCACGTCTGGCGCAGGTCCGATTCTGCGCCGATTGCCACGGCGACGGACTGACGGGACGCGTGATGGTGGAAGGGTCGGCCATCGGGCGTCTCGCGCCACCCAACCTCACCAATGGCCGGTTACCGCGCGCGCTCACTGATCAGGAGTGGGAGCGCGGCGTTCGCCACGGCGTGCGCGCCGATGGACGACCGCTGCGCATCATGCCGTCGCATGAGTTCACGCAGATCACCGACGCGGATCTCGCTGCCATCGTGGCGTACGCCCGCCATCTGCCATCATCCACGACGCCGGTGCCGACGACGACGCTCGGGCCGCTCATCAAGGCGCTCGACATCGCTGGAGTGGTTGACGCCTACCCCGCGTCGCTCATCGACCACGACAGACCGCATGCGGCGCAGCTTGTCGCGGAACCCACGCCGGCCTACGGCAAGTACCTGGCAAGCACGTGCACCGGCTGTCACGGAACCGGGCTGTCCGGCGGCAAAGTGCCCGGCACGCCTCCCGAGTTTCCGGCGGCGGCGAACATCACGCCCACCGGCATCGGTCACTACACGCTGGTTGACCTGACCAGGCTGCTACGCAGCGGCGTTCGCCCCGACGGAAGTCGGGTCAACGATGGGATGCCGTGGAAGTTCACGCGCTCGCTCGACGACACGGAGATCGCGGCGATCTACGCCTACCTCAAGACGGTTTCGCCGCGCGAGTACGGTCGTCGGTGA
- a CDS encoding response regulator has translation MTTPARILVVEDTSAYAEALQQTLELEGHTVLLAGRAIEALARARAEPPDLVLLDLGLPDKDGYHVLKELRARGLDCPVLILSARTLEADKVEGFRLGADDYVTKPFGAMELLARISALLRRTRRAAPAPAAAVPAGVVRVLEDRELKERHGLTDRQIAVARLMAEGCTNAELAARLSLSFFTARNHAEQVMLKLGVANRAAVGQMLLDTNITDDRTRAAKPS, from the coding sequence ATGACGACACCAGCGCGCATCCTGGTCGTGGAGGACACGTCGGCCTACGCCGAAGCGCTCCAGCAGACGCTCGAGCTCGAAGGGCACACCGTGCTGTTGGCGGGTCGTGCGATCGAAGCGCTCGCCCGCGCGCGCGCCGAGCCGCCGGATCTCGTGCTCCTCGACCTCGGATTACCCGATAAAGACGGCTATCACGTGCTCAAAGAGTTGCGTGCGCGTGGCCTCGACTGCCCGGTGCTCATCTTGTCGGCGCGCACGCTGGAGGCCGACAAGGTCGAGGGCTTCCGACTGGGAGCCGACGACTACGTGACGAAGCCCTTCGGCGCGATGGAACTTCTGGCGCGCATTTCGGCCTTGCTGCGTCGGACACGTCGCGCTGCGCCGGCACCGGCCGCAGCGGTACCGGCCGGCGTGGTCCGCGTACTCGAAGATCGCGAGCTGAAGGAGCGCCACGGGTTGACGGACCGGCAAATAGCCGTGGCGAGGTTGATGGCCGAGGGCTGCACGAATGCCGAACTCGCCGCGCGGCTCAGCCTCAGCTTTTTTACGGCGCGCAACCACGCCGAGCAGGTGATGCTGAAGCTCGGCGTGGCCAATCGCGCGGCGGTGGGGCAGATGCTGCTGGATACGAACATCACCGACGACCGTACTCGCGCGGCGAAACCGTCTTGA
- a CDS encoding hybrid sensor histidine kinase/response regulator, producing the protein MSTTLPPAPIDARRARLRECTLLLVDDEPSNLDLLEGVLEAEGYTKLVRTTDPRDVLSLAATHEPDLILLDLHMPHRNGLEVLGDLAAHTVAGEYRPVLVLTADATVSARDRALSLGARDFVTKPFDVTEVVLRVENLLDTRVLHLEERSARRRAEAAEAQALEALAEAQLATSERERLLAVVSHDLRNPLGAIAMYAEVLSNLQPDIDPSGSESEQRVRAYARTALGTIHTSAAAMQRLVQDLLEASTLKGGAFRMMRAPVPARTPADDAIRMLVPRAEAAGVRLELDADYEVVAIDGPRLTQLLGNLIANAIAVTPRDGVVRVKLTVADNGTTLHGSVSDTGPGIPFDVMPHLFTAFWRGDRRDRNGVGLGLWIARAIAEGHGGDLTAVSIPGSGAIFSFTLPLADRERRPED; encoded by the coding sequence ATGAGTACCACACTTCCCCCTGCCCCGATCGATGCGCGCCGCGCGCGACTGCGCGAGTGTACGCTGCTCCTGGTCGATGACGAACCGAGCAATCTCGACTTGCTCGAGGGGGTGCTCGAGGCAGAAGGGTACACCAAACTCGTGCGCACCACGGATCCTCGCGACGTGCTGTCGTTGGCGGCAACGCATGAGCCGGATCTGATTCTGCTCGACTTGCACATGCCGCATCGGAACGGCCTCGAGGTGCTTGGCGACCTGGCCGCGCATACCGTGGCGGGCGAGTACCGCCCCGTGCTGGTGCTGACGGCCGACGCCACCGTGAGCGCACGCGATCGCGCATTGTCATTGGGCGCACGCGATTTCGTCACGAAGCCCTTCGATGTCACCGAGGTCGTGTTGCGCGTCGAGAATCTGCTCGATACGCGCGTGTTGCATCTCGAGGAGCGATCGGCGCGGCGGCGTGCTGAGGCTGCCGAAGCGCAGGCGCTCGAAGCGTTGGCCGAGGCTCAGCTCGCGACCAGTGAGCGTGAACGCTTGCTAGCGGTGGTGTCACACGATCTGCGCAACCCGCTCGGCGCGATCGCGATGTACGCCGAAGTCCTCTCCAACCTACAGCCCGACATCGATCCGAGCGGAAGCGAGTCCGAGCAACGCGTTCGCGCCTACGCCCGCACGGCACTCGGCACGATTCACACCAGCGCGGCGGCGATGCAGCGACTGGTGCAGGATCTACTCGAGGCGTCCACGCTCAAGGGTGGCGCGTTTCGCATGATGCGCGCGCCCGTGCCCGCACGCACGCCGGCCGACGACGCCATTCGCATGCTGGTGCCCCGTGCCGAGGCCGCTGGCGTGCGCCTCGAACTGGATGCCGACTATGAGGTTGTAGCGATCGATGGGCCGCGCTTGACGCAACTGCTGGGCAACCTCATCGCGAACGCGATCGCCGTGACACCGCGCGACGGCGTGGTGCGGGTGAAACTCACGGTGGCCGACAACGGTACTACGCTCCATGGATCGGTGTCCGATACCGGGCCCGGTATTCCGTTCGACGTAATGCCACACCTCTTCACGGCCTTCTGGCGTGGAGATCGCCGTGATCGCAACGGCGTGGGACTCGGGCTATGGATCGCCCGCGCTATCGCCGAAGGACACGGCGGTGATCTCACGGCAGTCTCCATTCCCGGCTCGGGTGCGATATTCTCGTTCACGCTGCCGCTCGCGGATCGCGAACGGCGTCCCGAAGACTGA